From the Temnothorax longispinosus isolate EJ_2023e chromosome 6, Tlon_JGU_v1, whole genome shotgun sequence genome, one window contains:
- the LOC139814532 gene encoding uncharacterized protein, with protein sequence MNHFLFGRRGPAEPRASIFPSRGTERWSVKKSHRDQWCAMLALAKIALFVVALFFVSFVEAKYGFFSRVLRSSSSSDDDQSWDLSSAWERRGDRYLEQCRFVDAWKEHLGYVSVLAFLDTAWHYSFRQAVMLELLSLRLRKSGFPDIRFFVITPPSDSMENERSEDDLEIEVWRQIEAKHSFDMESLVNNDFLKSNESGIVYLQDDPQSRLWERFGASRDQVITIDRCGKLTYDVMMPWSILFFPYVKGAILSTYEEDPCGGCDFQPTIHQAPSHEEQLTTGEEKVNPEQSKTDANIDAIWTTESLEDAILRHESSSEEGREASTASSIPLEEVTNDTDHPIVSIESPTESTTYRYNTNKTESQFDEGGSDLEDRNTTPENTENFGDDVFLPLRIILYAPHVHKNSEKAKKHSHLILTVGDPDLHGHLDSEVDVASPTDSWRGADSSVEGSEEWRPMETDVNQNYTFDKDESPGLYGEVAEYWRNYEYSDIIDRNETFNDTYNNSTEHLTDVNDHTKSFSKPEESYSVASITEDPNVESSTDSQNIVGSNTMESSRPNNMNQVDREEEQDKLITEHYKKLIPWLDYRLSK encoded by the exons ATGAATCACTTTCTGTTCGGTCGGCGCGGTCCGGCTGAACCCCGAGCCAGCATATTCCCGTCTCGAGGAACCGAACGATGGTCCGTTAAAAAAAGTCATCGCGATCAGTGGTGTGCCATGTTAGCGTTAGCGAAGATCGCGTTATTCGTGGTCGCGCTCTTCTTCGTGAGTTTCGTGGAAGCGAAGTATGGTTTTTTCTCGCGCGTCCTCCGATCGAGTTCATCGAGCGACGATGATCAGTCGTGGGACCTATCTAGCGCGTGGGAGCGCCGAGGGGATCGGTACTTGGAGCAGTGTCGTTTCGTCGACGCATGGAAGGAGCATCTCGGCTATGTGAGCGTGCTGGCCTTCCTGGACACTGCCTGGCATTACAGCTTCCGACAGGCGGTCAT GCTGGAGCTGCTGAGCTTGCGTTTGCGGAAGTCCGGCTTCCCGGACATACGGTTCTTCGTGATAACCCCGCCATCCGACTCGATGGAGAACGAGAGGAGCGAGGACGATCTCGAGATTGAGGTGTGGCGGCAGATTGAAGCGAAGCACAGCTTCGATATGGAGAGCCTCGTAAACAATGACTTTCTCAAGAGTAATGAATCGGGGATTGTCTACCTGCAAGACGATCCGCAGTCTCGTTTGTGGGAAAGATTCGGCGCGTCGAGGGACCAAGTGATCACCATCGATCg ATGCGGGAAGTTGACATACGACGTGATGATGCCGTGGAGTATCCTCTTCTTTCCTTACGTGAAAGGGGCTATACTGTCCACGTACGAGGAGGACCCGTGCGGCGGATGTGAC TTTCAGCCTACCATCCATCAAGCACCGAGTCACGAGGAGCAATTAACGACCGGCGAGGAAAAAGTAAATCCGGAGCAGAGTAAGACCGACGCTAACATTGATGCAATCTGGACCACCGAGAGTCTGGAGGACGCCATTCTGCGCCACGAATCGTCGTCGGAAGAGGGGCGCGAGGCGAGCACTGCATCCTCCATCCCCCTCGAGGAGGTCACGAACGATACCGATCATCCAATTGTCTCGATAGAATCGCCAACGGAGTCCACGACTTATCGGTACAATACTAACAAAACTGAGTCTCAATTCGACGAGGGTGGTTCGGACTTGGAAG ATAGGAACACGACACCGGAAAACACCGAGAATTTCGGGGATGACGTATTTTTACCGTTACGCATAATTCTGTACGCGCCACACGTACATAAAAACAGCGAGAAGGCGAAGAAGCACTCGCACTTGATCCTCACGGTCGGCGATCCTGACCTTCATGGACATCTCGATTCCGAGGTCGACGTCGCATCACCGACGGATTCGTGGCGG GGCGCCGATTCTAGCGTAGAGGGCTCCGAAGAATGGAGACCGATGGAAACAGATGTTAATCAGAATTATACGTTCGACAAAGATGAAAGCCCAGGATTGTACGGCGAAGTGGCGGAGTATTGGAGGAACTATGAATACAGCGATATCATTGATAGAAACGAAACGTTTAACGATACTTACAATAACTCTACG GAGCATCTTACTGATGTCAACGACCACACGAAGAGTTTCTCGAAGCCTGAAGAAAGTTACTCTGTTGCGAGTATTACGGAAGATCCGAATGTTGAGAGTTCCACTGATTCACAGAATATTGTTGGATCAAACACGATGGAATCTTCGAGGCCGAATAACATGAATCAGGTCGATAGGGAAGAAGAGCAAGACAAATTAATAACtgaacattataaaaaacttaTACCTTGGCTCGATTACAGATTAAgcaaataa
- the LOC139814529 gene encoding sushi, von Willebrand factor type A, EGF and pentraxin domain-containing protein 1 codes for MGFSRVLPLIVGVLSLFSIIAERVDDVDGESNGDLDIGISDNNVSSIFLGRNSNQTNGDQRYWYEHLDDADRMLKRKADILSRLFKMHIDQLRNKTEQVEMVFLVDASGSVGAENFRSELNFVTKLLSDFTVDATAARIALVTFGGRGNVYRNVDQISRHGPNDHKCYLLNKQFSNITYSGGGTYTRGALLEALAILEKGRETASKVVFLITDGFSNGGDPRPAADLLKNTGATVFTFGIRTGNVEELHDIASHPGYTHSYFLDSFAEFEALARRALHRDLKTGQYVALTLPTDCNGLCSDSTLNQTCCGDLATCTCGTATGHYACICPPGYFGSGLRGSCQPCPNGTYALGNTSGDSTAACVPCPDANHVVVKVPATSVVDCVCASGFTTDGHKCEAITCPKLRIPENGYLVKASACSNVVHAACGVRCRIGFHLTGDSIRLCGKNGTWSGNEPQCLLKTCPALRAPTHGRVKCEHDEDYQHQFEENSTVYPIDTRCQFRCDVGYQLRGSKVRNCLPLSRWDGLKVTCKAVKCEPLPQIANGDVTPEMCTGPAKVPFATNCTIVCDEGFVLEGPTSRSCTGRTGIWSQRHSVNRCVDKTPPSMECPAEIVEETAKGQSYAYVNWTVPVVTDNADESPILWTKPHVVLPWKAKIGTRVVVYVAQDASGNKARCKFKIKVLDREPPTIENCVDDPPTFYTDLDSGLANVTWDEPVFYDNSRISVNVNQSHQPGKDLFPIGRTKIFYNATDKYGNRASCVLNITVEDVCKSLRAPVNGRLNCSSSGDRETRCVVACEDGYDFAIEPKNLDIVNDELLLRCNLSGHTWENNHLLECSETQTPKTVSQDGNVILQGNGSEICDNQTVLRELSEHVANDLKLKLLGMCDNDIECNLISFDPKCEDDLSSSKNFEDNLIRRRRFQPEYERTRSTDISRNTETIMFEKLKRAARLSLDSNKNNTRSNKRKRDRIEIKFKFIGKIIEENFENPKRGVQKLRERIDAMAQMGKLDLLDNRTNQEIARLALNLHLVFKEPQDLCDPGSVLKRHSCVKCPAGTFYNSSTRTCQPCPYGQYQNETASLTCVPCPEYTFTKRMHAKSLNNCIPVCRPGYYSRRKRYHGLRVGMEPCFMCDIGFYQPNYGQIQCLPCPSSATTERRGSTDVNDCLPIRDEEIDDCRTDPCVNGGQCLRDESGYVCECREYYVGSRCEGFKDPCGSSPCLNEGVCETQQHPDNSVTYECACKSSYTGANCEIYVDECATNPCQNGGRCVSTESDFACECRDGFEGQFCEVPMDHCEFTPCEEGSACRTVNGTWQCLCKSGFLGRHCNLLPCDWLPCHANAICVNLQEENATRRSYRCDCPDGYTGEDCATKIDRCESSPCLNNGRCISHVHDYVCECPVPFTGHDCETELSSDYVMHFTKSGTTDYVAVKGPARDLLQLSVCLWLQSMDTFNYGTVLSYATTFHDNAFTLTDYNGLVLYVNGEKVVTDVKINDGNWHFLCVTWESERGSWRVSVDGILKDSGVGLAQGTVVRANGSFVIGQEQDRMGGGFSESEAFLGMLGLLDMWDVFLDDSDVTKLWNTCEKYHGNLMAWAQMQQYIQGDVAILASPFCRDCPLPVVPFKGNIKVSEDLSEVTYYCDNGYMIRFGGEEHRSLGRKCLKHGQWEGYDTPICTKIKCGFPGYFPRGRIHGDSYSFEDEIHYSCAEGYELHGNPHRICNSDGRWIGLPPLCIGTTCKNLLAPENGDIEYILEENERDDVTIIQAGQQLEFKCNPGYRLTGERYLTCLETGVWDHKRPSCTPYGCPPPRQIEHGYIVPPNSDRIPARDPEGNMIDDPSERTYRYGDIVGFFCHRGYKFRGNHNLLTEFKLQCSVNGTWTGFVPDCISRTCSRPNRVANARIFLRKEDNVTVEIPIEGDDATLEPDRRETRRNESDAANGISLETFVSGVEITVVCDLGYELIGDRVRTCTEEERWSSTFASCEPRNCSVADHPIFKFFKRLENETALENSYADATLLEKWYSEENVTRAYKDFEILVEGSSYGRRIVLTCRNGVQMNLHRLIANETISNITWACNEIAEWEVSNLSLKESILEQLLNNSTDICDRSCTLPQIPEFGYIDDSNNTDDVNDRRALDSVVVFKCRHGYILEGDERSVCLSDARWSALPSCKPVACGNPPVLANAVLKNDVSGTRNYTFGNMISYQCVPGYHVFGQASLRCLGSGKWSRLNGRCSKISCGKPQVQQGIALYGRSYLFQDQLTYVCPDGKKRGLITCQADGKWSELPKCDGSRSM; via the exons ATGGGATTCTCAAGAGTTTTACCGCTGATAGTTGGAGtgctttctttattttcaattatcgcCGAGCGcgtcgacgacgtcgacggAGAATCGAACGGCGATCTGGATATCGGTATTAGCGATAACAATGTCTCGTCGATCTTCCTGGGCCGGAATTCCAACCAGACGAACGGGGATCAGCGTTACTGGTACGAGCATCTGGACGACGCCGACAGGATGCTGAAGAGAAAAGCGGACATCCTGTCGCGCCTTTTCAAAATGCACATAGACCAATTGCGAAATAAAACCGAACAG GTGGAAATGGTGTTCCTGGTGGACGCGTCCGGCTCGGTCGGCGCGGAGAACTTCCGCAGCGAGCTGAATTTCGTGACGAAGCTGCTGTCGGACTTTACGGTGGACGCGACGGCCGCGCGGATCGCCCTGGTCACCTTCGGCGGTCGGGGCAACGTGTACCGCAACGTCGATCAGATCTCCAGACACGGGCCCAACGATCACAAGTGTTACTTGCTGAACAAACAGTTCAGCAATATCACCTACAGCGGCGGGGGAACTTACACGCGCGGCGCGCTTCTCGAGGCGCTA GCGATCCTAGAGAAAGGTCGCGAAACGGCGAGCAAGGTGGTGTTCCTGATAACCGACGGCTTCAGCAACGGCGGAGACCCGCGACCCGCGGCCGACCTGTTGAAGAACACGGGAGCGACCGTGTTCACCTTCGGTATACGCACGGGGAACGTGGAGGAGCTGCACGACATCGCCAGCCATCCCGGATACACGCACAGCTACTTCCTCGACAGCTTCGCGGAATTCGAGGCCTTGGCGCGTCGCGCCCTGCATCGCG ACTTGAAGACTGGGCAATACGTGGCCCTGACTCTGCCGACCGATTGCAACGGCCTTTGCTCGGATAGCACGTTAAACCAAACCTGCTGCGGCGACTTGGCGACCTGCACCTGTGGTACTGCAACTGGCCATTACGCCTGCATCTGCCCACCCGGCTATTTCGGTTCCGGTCTCAGAGGCTCCTGTCAAC CTTGCCCAAACGGGACGTACGCTTTGGGAAATACCTCCGGGGATTCCACCGCCGCGTGTGTACCCTGTCCAGATGCGAATCACGTCGTCGTCAAGGTACCCGCGACTTCGGTGGTCGACTGCGTGTGCGCCTCCGGATTCACCACGGACGGTCACAAGTGCGAGG cTATAACGTGCCCGAAGCTGAGAATCCCGGAAAACGGGTATCTGGTGAAGGCGAGCGCCTGCAGCAACGTGGTGCACGCGGCATGCGGCGTAAGATGCAGGATCGGCTTCCACCTCACGGGCGACAGCATCCGGCTTTGCGGCAAGAACGGCACTTGGTCCGGCAACGAGCCGCAGTGCTTGCTGAAGACATGTCCGGCTTTACGCGCGCCCACGCACGGCCGCGTGAAATGCGAGCACGACGAGGACTATCAGCACCAGTTCGAGGAGAACTCCACCGTGTATCCGATCGACACGCGTTGCCAATTCCGCTGCGACGTCGGCTATCAGCTTCGCGGCAGCAAAGTGCGCAACTGTCTGCCGTTGTCCCGTTGGGACGGCCTGAAAGTCACGTGCaaag CTGTGAAATGCGAGCCTTTGCCGCAAATCGCGAACGGCGACGTCACCCCGGAGATGTGCACCGGCCCGGCGAAGGTCCCCTTTGCTACCAACTGCACAATCGTCTGCGACGAGGGTTTTGTCCTAGAAGGACCCACCAGCAGATCATGCACCGGACGCACGGGGATCTGGTCCCAGCGTCATAGCGTCAATCGTTGCGTGG ATAAGACACCGCCCTCCATGGAGTGTCCGGCTGAGATTGTCGAGGAGACCGCGAAGGGACAGAGCTACGCGTACGTGAACTGGACGGTGCCCGTGGTGACCGACAATGCGGACGAGTCGCCCATACTGTGGACGAAACCTCACGTTGTCCTGCCCTGGAAGGCGAAGATCGGCACGCGCGTCGTCGTGTACGTCGCGCAGGACGCGAGCGGCAACAAGGCCAGATGCAAATTCAAGATTAAAGTCCTCG ACAGAGAACCACCGACAATCGAGAATTGTGTCGACGATCCACCGACGTTCTATACCGATCTCGACAGCGGACTCGCGAATGTGACGTGGGACGAGCCGGTTTTCTACGACAATTCGAGGATTTCCGTGAACGTCAATCAGAGTCATCAACCTGGAAAGGATCTCTTCCCGATCGGCCGCACGAAGATCTTCTATAACGCGACGGATAAGTACGGCAATCGGGCAAGCTGCGTGTTGAACATTACTGTAGAAG ACGTGTGTAAAAGTCTGAGGGCACCGGTGAACGGTCGGCTAAACTGTTCTTCGTCAGGCGATCGCGAGACGCGATGCGTCGTAGCTTGCGAGGATGGCTACGACTTTGCTATCGAGCCAAAGAACCTCGATATCGTTAACGACGAGTTGCTGTTGAGATGTAACTTGAGCGGTCACACATGGGAAAATAATCACCTGCTGGAATGTTCAG AAACACAAACGCCAAAGACAGTATCTCAGGATGGGAACGTGATATTGCAAGGCAATGGGAGCGAGATATGCGACAATCAAACGGTTCTTCGCGAA TTGAGCGAGCACGTTGCTAATGACTTGAAATTGAAACTGCTGGGAATGTGCGACAATGACATCGAGTGTAATCTAATCAGCTTCGATCCTAAGTGCGAAGACGATCTTTCGTCGTCGAAGAATTTCGAGGATAATCTGATAAGAAGACGAAGATTCCAGCCCGAGTACGAACGAACTCGGTCCACCGATATCTCCAGAAATACCGAAACGATAATGTTCGAGAAATTGAAACGCGCAGCTAGATTGAGCCTCGATtcgaacaaaaataatacCAGATCCAACAAGCGGAAAAGAGATAGGATAGAGATCAAGTTCAAGTTTATAG GTAAAATAATCGAGGAGAACTTCGAGAATCCTAAACGGGGAGTGCAGAAGCTGAGGGAGAGGATCGACGCGATGGCACAGATGGGAAAGCTGGACTTGCTGGACAATAGAACCAACCAGGAGATCGCGAGGCTCGCTCTGAATCTGCATCTCGTGTTCAAGGAGCCACAGGACCTTTGTGATCCCGGAAGTGTGCTGAAAAGACATAGTTGCG tgaaaTGTCCCGCGGGCACTTTCTACAATTCATCTACCAGGACCTGTCAGCCATGCCCTTACGGCCAGTACCAGAATGAGACCGCTTCGTTGACGTGCGTGCCTTGTCCAGAGTATACCTTCACGAAGAGGATGCACGCGAAATCCTTGAATAATTGCATTC CCGTATGCCGTCCAGGATATTACTCTCGGCGCAAACGCTACCACGGATTGCGTGTGGGCATGGAACCTTGTTTCATGTGCGACATCGGGTTCTATCAGCCAAATTACGGACAGATTCAGTGCTTGCCGTGTCCATCGAGCGCGACGACGGAAAGACGCGGCTCCACGGACGTCAATGACTGTCTGCCGATCCGCGACGAGGAAATCGACGACTGTCGAACGGATCCGTGTGTAAATGGTGGCCAATGCCTACGAGATGAAAGCGGCTACGTTTGCGAGTGTCGCGAATATTATGTGG GATCGAGATGTGAGGGCTTTAAAGATCCGTGCGGCTCCTCGCCGTGCTTGAACGAGGGAGTGTGCGAGACGCAGCAGCATCCCGATAACTCTGTAACATATGAATGCGCGTGTAAAAGCAGTTACACAGGCGCTAATTGCGAG ATCTACGTGGACGAGTGTGCCACCAATCCTTGCCAGAACGGTGGAAGATGCGTGAGCACCGAAAGTGATTTCGCTTGCGAGTGCAGGGATGGATTCGAAG GTCAATTCTGCGAGGTTCCGATGGATCATTGCGAGTTCACGCCCTGCGAGGAGGGATCCGCGTGCCGTACCGTGAACGGTACTTGGCAGTGCCTCTGCAAATCCGGTTTCCTGGGTCGACACTGCAACCTGCTACCCTGCGACTGGCTGCCGTGCCACGCGAACGCGATTTGCGTCAATCTCCAGGAGGAGAACGCGACGCGGAGAAGTTACAG GTGCGATTGCCCCGACGGATACACGGGGGAGGACTGCGCGACCAAGATCGACCGCTGCGAGAGCTCGCCTTGTCTGAACAACGGACGCTGCATCAGCCACGTGCACGATTATGTCTGCGAATGCCCGGTTCCCTTCACGGGACACGACTGCGAAACCG AACTGTCGTCCGACTACGTGATGCACTTCACTAAGTCCGGCACGACAGATTACGTGGCCGTCAAAGGACCCGCGAGGGATCTCCTTCAG CTGTCCGTTTGCCTGTGGTTGCAATCGATGGACACTTTTAATTACGGCACCGTATTGTCGTACGCCACGACGTTTCACGACAACGCCTTCACGCTGACAGACTATAACGG ATTGGTCTTGTACGTTAACGGGGAGAAGGTCGTCACCGACGTCAAGATCAACGATGGTAACTGGCACTTCCTGTGCGTCACTTGGGAGAGCGAGCGCGGTTCCTGGCGCGTGTCCGTCGATGGAATCCTCAAAGACAGCGGCGTCGGTCTGGCCCAGGGAACCGTCGTGCGAG CCAACGGATCCTTCGTCATCGGACAGGAACAGGATCGCATGGGCGGCGGTTTCTCCGAATCGGAGGCATTTCTAGGGATGCTCGGCTTGCTGGACATGTGGGACGTTTTTCTGGACGACAGTGACGTGACGAAACTGTGGAACACTTGCGAGAAGTATCACGGAAACCTCATGGCCTGGGCGCAGATGCAGCAGTACATTCAGGGTGACGTTGCT ATCTTAGCCAGCCCATTTTGTCGCGATTGCCCTTTGCCCGTGGTGCCCTTCAAAGGTAACATTAAAGTGAGCGAGGATCTGTCCGAGGTAACGTACTACTGCGACAACGGATACATGATTCGGTTCGGTGGCGAGGAACATCGATCCCTCGGGAGGAAGTGCCTCAAGCACGGCCAATGGGAGGGATACGATACGCCGATCTGCACGA aaataaaatgcggCTTCCCGGGGTACTTTCCACGTGGACGTATTCACGGAGACTCGTATTCGTTCGAGGACGAGATACACTATTCATGCGCCGAGGGCTACGAGCTTCACGGAAACCCCCATCGCATCTGTAATTCCGACGGCAGATGGATCGGGCTGCCTCCGCTCTGCATAG GGACGACGTGTAAGAATCTGCTTGCCCCGGAAAATGGAGACATAGAATACATATTAgaggagaacgagagagacgATGTCACGATAATACAG GCTGGACAGCAGCTGGAGTTCAAGTGCAATCCCGGGTACCGTTTAACAGGAGAGAGGTACTTGACCTGTCTGGAGACTGGCGTCTGGGATCACAAGAGGCCGTCTTGCACGCCCTACGGATGCCCTCCGCCAAGACA AATAGAGCACGGCTACATCGTCCCTCCGAATTCCGACCGGATCCCGGCTCGTGATCCCGAGGGAAACATGATCGACGACCCCTCCGAAAGAACGTATCGCTACGGCGACATCGTAGGATTTTTCTGCCATCGCGGCTACAAGTTTCGCGGAAATCACAATCTGCTGACGGAATTCAAGCTACAGTGTTCTGTAAACGGCACCTGGACGGGCTTCGTCCCTGATTGCATCTCGCGGACGTGTTCCCGGCCGAATCGCGTGGCAAATGCGAGAATCTTCCTCAGGAAAGAAGACAACGTTACGGTCGAAATTCCAATAGAAGGAGATGATGCCACGTTGGAGCCTGATCGAAGAGAGACGAGGAGAAACGAGAGCGACGCGGCGAACGGGATCTCCCTGGAAACGTTCGTCTCCGGCGTGGAAATCACCGTCGTCTGCGATCTGGGATACGAACTAATCGGAGACCGGGTCAGAACGTGTACCGAGGAAGAGAGATGGTCCTCGACTTTTGCTTCCTGCGAACCGCGTAATTGTTCTGTCGCGGATCAtccgatttttaaatttttcaagagaTTAGAGAACGAAACCGCCTTGGAGAACAGCTACGCAGATGCGACATTGCTCGAGAAATGGTACAGCGAGGAAAACGTTACGCGCGCATACAAAGACTTCGAGATCCTCGTCGAGGGAAGCAGTTACGGGCGACGAATAGTCTTAACATGTCGAAATGGCGTGCAGATGAACCTGCACAGATTGATCGCCAACGAGACGATCTCGAATATAACATGGGCGTGCAACGAGATTGCAGAATGGGAAGTTTCGAATTTATCGCTGAAAGAGTCTATACTCGAACAGCTGCTGAATAATTCGACAGATATTTGCGATAGATCATGCACGCTTCCGCAA ATTCCAGAGTTTGGATATATTGATGACAGCAACAACACCGATGACGTGAACGATCGCAGAGCGCTCGACAGTGTTGTGGTTTTCAAATGCCGTCATGGATATATTCTCGAGGGTGATGAACGATCTGTTTGTTTATCGGACGCCAGATGGTCCGCTTTACCTTCCTGCAAAC CTGTGGCATGCGGAAACCCGCCGGTTCTCGCTAACGCGGTACTGAAGAATGACGTCAGCGGAACTCGGAATTACACTTTCGGCAATATGATCTCTTATCAATGCGTTCCGGGTTATCATGTATTCGGACAAGCGAGCCTGAGATGTTTAGGAAGCGGAAAGTGGTCCAGATTGAACGGCAGATGTTCGA AAATATCGTGTGGCAAACCACAGGTCCAGCAGGGAATCGCGCTCTACGGCCGTTCCTACTTGTTTCAAGATCAATTGACATACGTGTGTCCTGACGGTAAAAAGCGGGGACTGATTACGTGTCAAGCCGATGGGAAGTGGAGCGAGTTGCCGAAATGTGACGGAAGTAGGAGCATGTAA
- the Manf gene encoding mesencephalic astrocyte-derived neurotrophic factor homolog, producing the protein MNTSVSLVLSVFLGIVCAVTALKEGDCEVCVAVVDKFSQTLSADVKSDPKKIEAKFREYCKGTKSKENRFCYYLGGLEESATGILGELSKPLSWSMPADKICEKLKKRDAQICDLRFEKQIDLNTVNLKKLKVRDLKKILNDWEETCEGCIEKTDFIKRIEELKPKYFSGSSKSEL; encoded by the exons ATGAATACGTCAGTGTCGCTGGTACTTTCCGTATTCCTCGGAATCGTGTGCGCCGTTACGGCGTTGAAAGAAGGTGATTGCGAAG TATGCGTCGCCGTTGTGGACAAGTTCAGTCAGACACTATCGGCAGACGTTAAAAGTGACCCCAAGAAGATCGAAGCAAAGTTTCGAGAATACTGTAAAGGCACTAAAtcaaaagaaaatagattt TGCTATTATTTAGGTGGGTTAGAAGAATCTGCCACCGGTATCTTAGGCGAGCTCAGTAAACCACTGTCATGGTCTATGCCCGCGGATAAGATATGcgagaaattaaagaagagaGATGCTCAAATATGCGATTTGAGATTCG agAAACAAATCGATCTCAATACGGTAAATCTGAAGAAGCTGAAGGTACGCGACTTGAAGAAGATCTTGAATGATTGGGAAGAGACGTGCGAAGGTTGTATAGAGAAGACAGACTTTATCAAACGAATTGAGGAGCTCAAACCCAAGTACTTTAGCGGTAGCTCGAAGTCGGAGCTTTGA
- the Alg3 gene encoding lethal(2)neighbour of tid protein yields MAPRREARPNLNAGRSSRRGNKGWLENYLDWRQLVAFLTDPRKIPLTAKLFIYLEIVLNVLVIYIVRYTEIDWRAYMQEVGGFLNGTTDYSKLRGDTGPLVYPAGFVYVFSGLYYITSRGANIRIAQYFFAALYVITLMLVFRIYARTKKVPPYVIILMCCTSYRIHSIFVLRLFNDPVAMVLLYASINAFLDSRWYLGSALYSLAVSVKMNILLFAPALLVAYLCTLGTLKTLLHLSICALIQLILGLPFLLENPIAYIKGAFNLGRVFEFKWTVNWRFLPEEVFVHPYLHVSLLLLHMLTLLYCAPVWITYMKSYAKLKYVGKELKPQLRKKEKVDMSTVSQLFVYPLFVANFIGIMFSRSLHYQFYIWYYHTLPYIAWCTDYKTVLKLTVLGVIELCWNTYPSTVFSSAALHLCHIILLYGVLKNRSKDK; encoded by the coding sequence ATGGCGCCTCGTAGGGAGGCGAGGCCTAACCTCAATGCCGGTAGGTCCTCGAGGAGGGGCAACAAGGGCTGGCTGGAGAATTACCTGGACTGGCGGCAGCTCGTCGCCTTCCTCACCGACCCGAGAAAGATACCGTTAACGGCGAAGCTGTTTATCTACCTGGAGATCGTTCTGAACGTACTGGTCATCTATATCGTGCGGTACACCGAGATCGACTGGCGAGCCTACATGCAGGAAGTCGGGGGATTCCTGAACGGCACGACGGACTACTCAAAACTGCGGGGCGACACTGGGCCGCTGGTTTACCCCGCCGGTTTCGTCTACGTTTTCTCCGGTCTTTACTACATAACTTCGCGCGGGGCCAATATAAGGATAGCGCAGTACTTCTTCGCGGCGTTGTACGTGATCACACTGATGCTGGTCTTCCGGATTTACGCGCGAACCAAGAAAGTGCCGCCCTACGTCATCATCTTGATGTGCTGCACCTCCTACAGAATACATTCGATATTCGTTCTGAGGCTCTTCAACGATCCGGTGGCGATGGTGCTGCTGTACGCGTCTATCAATGCGTTCCTGGACAGCCGCTGGTACTTGGGTAGCGCGCTGTACAGCCTCGCCGTGTCCGTCAAGATGAACATCCTGCTGTTCGCACCGGCGCTTCTCGTCGCTTACCTGTGCACGCTGGGAACGCTCAAAACACTGCTACATCTGTCTATCTGCGCGTTAATACAGCTGATTCTTGGTCTTCCGTTCTTGCTGGAGAACCCTATCGCTTATATAAAGGGCGCTTTTAACTTGGGTAGAGTCTTCGAGTTCAAGTGGACCGTGAACTGGAGGTTCCTCCCCGAGGAGGTATTCGTTCATCCTTACCTGCACGTTTCTCTGTTGCTTCTGCACATGCTGACGCTGCTGTATTGCGCGCCCGTTTGGATCACCTACATGAAATCGTACGCGAAATTGAAGTACGTGGGGAAGGAATTGAAGCCTCAGCTTCGTAAGAAGGAGAAGGTGGACATGTCTACCGTAAGTCAGCTGTTCGTCTATCCCCTTTTCGTCGCGAATTTCATCGGCATTATGTTCAGCAGATCATTGCATTATCAGTTCTACATATGGTACTACCATACGTTACCGTACATCGCGTGGTGCACCGACTACAAGACCGTCCTTAAGCTGACCGTCTTGGGTGTGATAGAACTATGTTGGAACACGTATCCGAGCACGGTGTTCAGCAGTGCGGCGTTGCATCTGTGCCATATAATTTTGCTATACGGCGTCCTAAAAAATAGATCAAAAGATAAGTGA